A section of the Macadamia integrifolia cultivar HAES 741 chromosome 9, SCU_Mint_v3, whole genome shotgun sequence genome encodes:
- the LOC122087932 gene encoding inositol phosphorylceramide glucuronosyltransferase 1-like: MRLRLLDFVFLVILLSLIQSGITDRVSGSNSGAYVTLLYGDEFVLGVRVLGKSIRDTGSTKDMVVLVSDGVSGYAKMLLKADGWIVETISLLANPNQVRPTRFWGVYTKLKIFNLTNYGKVLYLDADTIVVKSIEDLFKCSKFCANLKHSERLNSGVMVVEPSETVFNDLMSKVSTLPSYTGGDQGFLNSYFTGFANAHIFEPNLSSDVSNSRPVPEMERLSTLYNADVGLYMLANKWMVDEKELRVIHYTLGPLKPWDWWTAWLVKPVDLWQNVREHLEESLPGTGGGRNPKDNILVKFLVLLPLFALLFFYYWSFLQIQKDFFGVICKSSMCNLLRHLYYRYRTGGGLSYSTVGVSSSSIIDSNQQFSNGAQSKIPAYLGGASVFVCFISAVVSLALAVAVVPRQVMPWTGLLLMYEWTFTIFFILFGGYLHFIYQWGKMMVAQAGCYPSHPESSDYDSGKGHQRHASTCDVATWYYGLGMAFLAVAAPSLPCLLGVTALFVRLGSMAVGGIVLASFMTYASERMAIRAFLRGLEDRDMPHPRNSCFC, encoded by the exons ATGCGGCTGAGACTCCTGGATTTCGTTTTTCTGGTGATCCTGTTATCGTTAATTCAGTCCGGAATTACTGATCGAGTCTCCGGATCTAACTCTGGAGCTTATGTTACTCTTCTCTATGGAGATGAATTTGTACTCGGTGTTCGAGTTCTTGGCAAATCAATTCGAGACACTGGCTCCACTAAAGACATGGTCGTTCTTGTCTCCGATGGCGTTTCGGGTTACGCTAAAATGCTCCTTAAG GCCGATGGTTGGATTGTGGAGACTATAAGTTTATTGGCTAACCCCAATCAAGTACGGCCGACGAGGTTTTGGGGTGTTTATACTAAACTTAAGATATTTAACTTGACAAACTATGGAAAAG TTTTGTATCTTGATGCTGATACTATTGTGGTCAAGAGTATTGAGGATCTCTTTAAATGTAGTAAGTTCTGTGCTAACTTAAAGCATTCTGAAAGGTTAAATTCTGGAGTCATGGTAGTGGAGCCATCCGAAACAGTTTTTAATGATCTGATGAGCAAAGTGAGCACCCTACCTTCTTATACTGGAG GGGATCAGGGGTTTCTGAATTCTTACTTTACTGGATTTGCAAATGCACATATTTTCGAGCCAAACTTGTCATCTGATGTGTCAAATTCTAGACCAGTTCCTGAAATGGAGCGGCTTTCTACCTTGTATAATGCAGATGTTGGCTTATATATGCTGGCCAATAAG TGGATGGTAGATGAGAAAGAACTCCGGGTTATTCACTACACACTTGGCCCCCTTAAACCATGGGACTGGTGGACAGCATGGCTCGTAAAACCTGTTGACCTTTGGCAG AATGTTCGGGAACACCTTGAGGAATCTCTTCCAGGAACAGGAGGGGGCAGGAACCCAAAGGACAATATTCTAGTCAAGTTTCTAGTTCTGCTTCCCCTATTTGCTctgcttttcttttattattggtCTTTTCTTCAG ATACAGAAGGATTTCTTTGGTGTAATATGTAAAAGCTCAATGTGTAATCTACTTAGACATCTTTACTACAGATATAGAACTGGTGGTGGACTGTCTTATTCAACTGTTGGtgtttcatcatcatcaatcattGATTCCAATCAGCAG TTCTCTAATGGAGCACAATCCAAGATACCTGCTTATCTTGGTGGAGCCTCTGTTTTTGTCTGCTTCATTTCTGCTGTGGTGTCCTTGGCACTTGCAGTTGCTGTTGTCCCTCGGCAGGTGATGCCATGGACAGGTTTGCTGCTGATGTATGAGTGGACATTCACTATCTTCTTTATATTGTTTGGAGGTtatctccattttatttatcaaTGGGGAAAGATGATGGTAGCTCAAGCAGGATGTTATCCTTCTCACCCTGAGTCTTCTGACTATGATTCTGGAAAAG GTCATCAACGGCATGCATCCACTTGTGATGTTGCTACATGGTATTATGGCTTAGGGATGGCATTTCTAGCTGTAGCTGCGCCTTCACTTCCATGTCTTCTTGGGGTTACTGCACTGTTTGTGAG GTTAGGGTCGATGGCTGTGGGAGGTATTGTCTTAGCTTCTTTCATGACATACGCTTCAGAGCGCATGGCGATCAGAGCATTCTTAAGAGGTCTTGAAGATCGGGACATGCCACATCCAAGAAACTCATGCTTCTGCTGA
- the LOC122088165 gene encoding uncharacterized protein LOC122088165 isoform X4 yields MVSISFQEHNQVLWFELFGYSSELAVSGQNPPWYQSFVILHLKRSRKFQPEDRLFSLSSVTSPAADEQLVGREDGRSDFGPGRSKGGGTPANGQGKPKKGRTASRDGRRIRPSSEHDLDDEDDLDLSLR; encoded by the exons GTTTTATGGTTTGAGCTATTTGGATATTCATCTGAACTGGCAGTCTCCGGCCAAAACCCcccttggtatcagagctttgtTATTTTACA CCTGAAGCGGTCCAGAAAGTTCCAGCCTGAAGATAGGCTTTTCTCATTGTCTTCAGTTACCTCACCAGCA GCTGATGAACAGTTAGTTGGAAGAGAAG ATGGAAGGTCAGATTTTGGTCCAGGACGGTCGAAGGGTGGAGGTACACCTGCAAATGGGCA GGGAAAACCAAAGAAGGGTAGAACAGCCTCAAGGGATGGGAGGAGAATCAGACCATCTAGTGAACATGATCTTGACGACGAAGATGATCTAGATTTGAGCTTGAGATAA